In the genome of Planctomycetota bacterium, the window TGTCGGCCTTGAGGACGCCCAGATTGATCTCGCCGAGCACCGGCTTGGGGGTGCCGAACAGGATGTCCTGAAGCTCGGTGCCGAGCATCGAGCCGCCCCAGCCATCCGCCAGGCTCACGCGCTGGCCGTGGAGGAGCAGGCTGTGGTAGTCCTGGTCCACGCCCATGCCGGTGCGGTGCATGGCCTCGACCACCTCGCGGTCAATGGCGCGGGGGGTGATGCCCAGCCTGCGCCACAGCTCCTGGCGGGGTTTGGGCGCGCGCTGGGTCATGATCTGGTGGCCGTGCGGCTTGCCGAATTCGGCCAGGGCCAGCTCGCCCACGGCCAGGGCCAGGTCCTCCTTGCTCTTGCCGCTGGGGTCAATGCCCATCGCGAGGGCGATGGAGTGGAGTTTCTTCGTGTCTTTGATCTCGTAGCCGGGAGCCTCGCCTTTGGCGGTGGCGATCACCAGCTCGCACACGGCGCGGCCGTGGTCGCTGTGGGCCGAGGTGCCGGCCGCGATGGTGCGCAGGAAGCCGCGGGCCACAATCGTGTCGGCGTCGGCGCCGCACACGCCCGTTCTCGGCTCGCCGCCGAAGGGGTTGACCTGGCATGGGCCCATGTTGCAGTGGCGGCAGCACAGGCCGCTGCGCCCGAAGCCGCACTGGGGGAGCTGGGATTCGTAGCGGTCCCAGGTCGTCTCCAGGCCGCAGGTCGCCATGTCCTCGAGCATGGCCAGCGACATCGTGTCGCTCGGTTTCTTCTCGTCTGCCATCAAGCTTCTCCTTGTGGGTGGCCTAGTTGGCTCCGCCCTTGCCTTTCTTGGCCTTTCGTTTGATCTTGCGTTCGATGCGCCGCTGTTTCTTCGAGGTGCCCGGCGCGGCGGGCTCGGGTGCCGCGGGGGCAGGTTCAGGTTCGGCTTGCTGTGGCTCGGGCGCGGGGGCCTCCGCGAAGGGTTCTGCTGCGACCTCGGCTGCGGCCTGCGCTTCCGGCGCGGGCTCGGCCGCGGTCAGTGGCTCGGCCTGGGCGACCTCATCGAACTTCTCGGGGTCCATCGCCTGCACGGCGTTCACGGGGCACACGAGGTAGCAGCCGCCGCAGGTCACGCACTTGTCCTGGAGCACCTTGTGCGGGGTTTTCTTCTCGCCCTGAATGGCCTGGGCGGGGCAGATCATCCAGCACTTGCGGCAGGCGATACACTTGGCGGGGTCCACCCAGTAGCGGATGTGGGTCCTGCGGACGAGTGCCGCGCCGGGCCGCCCGCTGCGGAGGGCCTTCTCCTCGTCGGTGAGGTCCTCGAACTTCTTGTAGATGATGGCGTCTACCGGGCAGGCCTCGGCGCAGGCGGGAATGCCACCGGCCTCGAGCCGCGTGACGCACAGGTCGCACTTCACGGCCTGGGCGCCGGCGAGATTCATCTGGATGCCCAGGAAGGGGCATTTCTTCA includes:
- a CDS encoding 4Fe-4S binding protein gives rise to the protein MIQPGMLIVDTKRCIACKRCMTECAVAHSRSKDLAGAMRETPRPEPRVWVKEVGPFAAPYQCRHCETPPCVPACPNAALSKDAASGIVVLNLDACAGAAKCVKKCPFLGIQMNLAGAQAVKCDLCVTRLEAGGIPACAEACPVDAIIYKKFEDLTDEEKALRSGRPGAALVRRTHIRYWVDPAKCIACRKCWMICPAQAIQGEKKTPHKVLQDKCVTCGGCYLVCPVNAVQAMDPEKFDEVAQAEPLTAAEPAPEAQAAAEVAAEPFAEAPAPEPQQAEPEPAPAAPEPAAPGTSKKQRRIERKIKRKAKKGKGGAN